From Zhongshania aliphaticivorans, one genomic window encodes:
- a CDS encoding HDOD domain-containing protein, whose product MSSSTPLIEQIRADLLQAIENDAVVLPTLPEVALEIREAASDPDVNIAMLATIIENDSSIAARILRVANSSLLRGLQPINDVKGAIGRIGLGYTSTLVTTLAMQQIFLSTKESLNQRMRSIWVQSTDVAAISYTLAKSQLHLKPELATLAGIIHQIGALPILSYAVGRGFLRDHPELLDQALLELSPEVGRRILEVWGFAQELIVVPEGCADFSRDIEKADYADIVTVARLQTYVGTQHPLAEVDWAEVTAFARLGLPVTPGESDEAYQQQIELMQGMLRD is encoded by the coding sequence GTGAGTTCAAGTACCCCTTTGATTGAGCAAATCCGCGCGGATTTGCTGCAGGCGATTGAAAATGATGCCGTTGTACTGCCGACCTTGCCAGAAGTGGCCTTGGAGATCCGCGAGGCAGCCAGCGACCCAGACGTCAATATTGCAATGTTGGCCACCATTATTGAAAACGATAGCTCAATAGCGGCGAGAATTTTACGGGTTGCCAATAGTTCTCTACTGCGTGGTTTACAGCCGATTAACGACGTAAAAGGTGCTATCGGTCGCATTGGCTTGGGTTATACCAGTACCTTGGTGACGACCTTGGCGATGCAGCAAATCTTTCTGTCGACCAAAGAGTCTTTAAATCAGCGCATGCGCAGCATTTGGGTGCAGAGTACCGATGTTGCGGCGATTTCCTATACCTTGGCGAAATCTCAGCTTCATCTCAAACCAGAGCTGGCCACACTCGCGGGAATTATTCACCAGATTGGCGCTTTGCCAATATTGTCTTATGCGGTTGGTCGAGGCTTTTTACGGGACCATCCCGAGTTGCTAGACCAGGCCTTGCTAGAACTGAGTCCAGAAGTGGGGCGCCGAATTCTAGAGGTTTGGGGTTTTGCCCAGGAGTTAATTGTTGTTCCTGAAGGCTGCGCCGATTTTAGTCGTGATATTGAAAAAGCGGATTATGCCGATATTGTCACCGTAGCAAGATTGCAAACGTATGTCGGTACGCAGCACCCCTTGGCGGAAGTCGATTGGGCTGAGGTGACCGCATTTGCGCGACTCGGTTTGCCGGTAACACCGGGTGAAAGCGATGAGGCCTATCAGCAGCAGATCGAATTAATGCAGGGCATGTTGCGCGACTGA